Within the Pseudonocardia alni genome, the region GCGACCCGCATCAGGTCGACGTGGCGGCGGTACCGGGGATGGTGCGCGGCGCGCACCTGCTCGGCGACCGAGCGCATGGGATCCTCCATCGGACCCGGCTGGAGCACCCGCACCCGCCTGTGGCGGGGGGTTGCTGCGGCGTCGTCGAGCCGGGTCTCTCGGCCGCTCCGGATGGTGTGCGTCCCGACTGTAGGTATCCGGTGCCCGACGATGTCAACCCGCATCGCGATCGAGTGACCCGCACCGCAGCACACCTCCCGACCTGCGGAATCATCACCCGGATGCCGCGAAAGGTGTCCGGACAGCTCGCAACCGTTCCTGGTTGGTGGACTCCGGGTTGTCCGGAGAGGTGACCACCGCGCACCCTGGTCGGGTGACGACGAGCCAGCGGCGGCCCTCGCGCCCCGCACGGCTCGTGGGGGACGCGGCGGCCCCCGTCCCCCAGCGGCAGGCGCGCACCGCGTGGCACGCGGTGCCCCTGCGCCCGACCGGCCTGGAGCCGTTCTGGCCGAGCCGGCGCGCCCCCGCCTACAGCGAACTCTGTCGCTGACCGGTCCCCGTCCCGCAGGCCGTCACGCCACGCCCCCGGCGTGCGACGCACCCGCCGGACCGGGAACCGCCCGCCGGACACCACTCCGGCCCGCCACCCGTCCCGAACCCCGGCACGCCCTTCCAGGGCCCGCCGGCCCCGGCGCGCCGCGGTCGTCCCCGACCGCCCGCCATCCCCACGGAAGGACCCCGTTCCGCGATGTCCCCGCACGTCCTGCGCGCCGGATCCCGGGCGCGCACCGCCGCCGTCCTGCTCGCGCTCCTCACCGCGGTCGGGCTGCTGGCCGGATGCTCCCGCGCCGAGGAGAGCACCACCGCCGCGGGCGCCACCTCCCCCGCGACCGAGGTCCGCCTCGGCTACTTCCCGAACATCACCCACGCCCCCGCCCTCGTCGGCGTGAAGCAGGGCCTGTTCGCCGCCGAGCTGGGGAGCACGACGCTCGTCCCCCAGACGTTCAACGCGGGTCCGGACCAGGTCAACGCCCTGCTCGGCGGCTCGATCGACGTCGCGTTCATCGGCTCCGGCCCGGCGATCAACGCGTTCACCAAGTCCAACGGCGAGGCCGTGCGCCTCGTCGCGGGCTCCACCTCCGCCGGCGCCCAGCTGGTCACCCGGCCCGACATCACCTCGCCCGAGCAGCTCAAGGGCACGATCATCGCGACGCCCCAGCTGGGCAACACCCAGGACATCGCGCTGAAGACCTGGCTGTCGGAGAACAAGCTCCCGATCGGGCAGGGTCCGGACGCGGTGACGGTGCAGAACATCGAGAACCCGCAGACCCTCGACCTGTTCAAACAGGGCAAGGTCGCCGGCGGCTGGCTGCCCGAGCCGTGGAGCTCGCGCCTGGTCGACGCCGGGGCGAAGGTCCTGGTCGACGAGAAGTCCCTGTGGCCCGGCGGGAAGTTCCCGACGACCGTCGTCATCGTCCGGACCGAGTTCCTCCAGCAGCACCCCGAGACCGTCGAGGCGATCCTGCGCGGCGAGCAGAAGGCCATCGCCCTCATCCGCGACGACCCCGCGCAGGCGAAGACCGTCTCCAACGAGGCGATCGGCGAGATCACCGGCAAGCCGCTGGCGGCCACCATCCTCGACCGCGCGTTCACCGAGCTGTCCTTCGACTCCGACCCGCTCGCCTCGACCTTCCCCCAGCTGGCGAAGGACTCGGTCACGGCGGGCATCGCGAAGAGCGAGGCGGACCTGACCGGCTTCCTCGACCCGACCGCGGTCGATGCCGTCCGGACGAGCTCCGGGGAGGCCGCCGTGGACCCGGCCGGCCTCGCCGCCCGGAACTGACACCACCACCCACGAGGGGAACCCACCGATGACCGTCGACCTCACCACCCGACGTCCCCGGACCCGCGACACCGCGGTGGCGCTGTCCGGGGTCGCCAAGACCTTCGGCACCGGGCCGGGTGCGGTGACCGCACTCAACGGGATCGACCTGCAGGTCGGCGCCGGCGAGTTCGTCTGCGTGCTCGGCGCGTCCGGCTGTGGCAAGTCGACGCTGCTGAACCTGCTCGCCGGGCTCGACGCCCCGACGGCGGGCGAGGTCACGGTGGGGTCCGCCCGGCCGTCGTTCATGTTCCAGGAGGCCGCGCTCATGCCGTGGCTGACCGCGCTGCGCAACGTCGAGCTGCCGCTCAAGCTCGCCGGGCACGGCCGGTCGGCCCGGCAGGAGCGCGCCGAGGAGCTGCTGTCGCTGGTGCGCCTGGAGGGCATGGGCGGCAAACGTCCGCACGAGCTGTCCGGCGGCATGCGCCAGCGCGTGTCACTGGCCCGGGCACTCGCCGCCGCGACCGGTCTCGGCGAGGACCAGGGCACCGGCGGGCTGCTGCTGATGGACGAGCCGTTCGCGGCCCTCGACGCGATCACCCGCGACGTCCTGCAGGGCGAGCTCCTGCGCGTCTGGCGGGCCACCGGCACCACGATCGTGTTCGTCACCCACGACGTCCGCGAGGCGGTCCGGCTCGCCGAGCGGGTGGTCCTGCTGTCCTCGCGGCCCGGCACCGTGGTGCGGGAGTGGACGGTGCCCGCCGACGGCCACGACGCCGAGGCCCAGGCCGAGCTGCACGACGACATCACCGGACGACTGCGGCAGGTGATCACCAGCCATGCCGCGTGAGGACTCCTCGATGACGGTCGTCGAGAACGACCGGGACTCCGCCGCCGCGGTCGCCGGGCTCGACGCGCTCGACACCCCGGTCGAGCGGACGACACCGTGGTGGCAGCGGTTCCTGCGGACCTGGCTGCCGCCGCTGGTGGCGCTCGTCGTGATCGTGGTGGTCTGGCAGCTCGTATGGGCCTCGGCGGTCACGCCCGAGTACAAGCTGCCCGCCCCGGCCGACGTGGCCGCCGCGTTCGGCGAGACCGTCGCCAGCGGCGAGATCTGGTCGATCCTGTGGACCTCGGTCAGCCGGGCCGCCCTCGGCTTCCTGCTCGCCCTGGTGATCGCCACCCCGCTCGGTGTGGTGGTCGCGAAGGTGCCGGTGGTGCGTGCGGCGATCGGCCCGCTGCTCACCGGTCTGCAGTCGCTGCCCTCGGTGGCCTGGGTGCCGGCCGCGGTGCTGTGGTTCGGGCTGACCAACGCCACGATCTTCTTCGTGGTGCTGCTCGGCTCGGTGCCCTCGATCGCGAACGGCCTGGTCGCGGGCATCGACCAGGTGCCGCCGATCCTGCCCCGGGCGGGCCAGGTCCTGGGCGCGACGGGCTACCAGATGGCCCGCTACGTCCTGCTCCCCGCGGCGCTGCCCGGCTATCTGGCCGGCTGCAAGCAGGGCTGGGCGTTCTCCTGGCGGTCGCTCATGGCCGCGGAGATCATCGCCGCCGGTCCGGCGCTGGGCGTGGGGCTCGGCGCCTATCTGAAGAACGGCGCCGACGTGAACGACATCGTGCAGGTGTTCGCCGCGATCCTGCTGATCCTCATCGTCGGCATCGGTGTCGAGCTGCTGGTCTTCCGCCCGCTGGAGCGACGGGTCCTGCGCGCCCGGGGGCTGGCGCTCACCGTCTGACCCGGGCGACGCCCGCAGGATCGGCACGCCGTCCCGTCCATGCACCACGAACTGTCCACAGTAGCTCTCTCACACCTCGGGACACCTGTCCGGACGGCCGTGACCACGGCTCCCACCAGGCAGGACGCGAGTGATCCGGGTCGCCGGAGGCTTGGGCGGCGCCGAGGGTGACGGCTAGCGTGGCGACCGTGACCGGATCGGTGCTGCTGACCACGCGGGGGCATGTCGACCTCGCGCGCGTGGCGTCGGCACTCTGTCGACCCTGAGCCGTCGTCCCGAGGCGACCTCCCGAGTCGTTCCCGGGCGGTACCCGTCCCGCTCCGCGCGCGCCCGTCCGGCCCGCGCACCCCGCCGTGGCCCCGCCGTCGTCGCCCACCGCCGCGCGCCGCCGGTCGCCCCTCTCCGGAAGGACCATCCATGACCACCACCTCCCCCGCCCCCGCCGGCACCGACGGCCGCGCGGGCCGGACCGCCTGGACCGACGAGCAGCTCGACGCCGTCTTCGCGCCGGTGTTCGCGCGGATCGCCGAGGGCGCGGTGGCCCGCGAGCAGGGCCGCGCGCTCGCCCACGACGAGGTCGCCGCCCTGCGTGCCGAACGCTTCGGCGCGCTGCGGCTGCCCGTCGACCTCGGCGGCTACGGCGCCACCGTCCGCCAGCAGTTCCGGCTGCTCGTCGACCTGGCCGCCGCCGAGTCGAACCTGCCGCAGGCGCTGCGCGTGCACTGGTGGTACGTCGACGACCTGCTGCTCGCCGCCCCGGGCCCGGACCGCGACGCCCGGCTGGCCGCCGTCGCCGGGGGTGAGCTCGTCGGCAACGCCATCACCGAGCCCGGCGTCGGCGCGATCGACCGCTACCGGACCGCGCTGACCCCGGACGGCGCCGGCGGCTACCGGCTGAACGGCACGAAGTACTACTCGACCGGCAGCCTCTACTCCGACCGGATCCTCGTCGCCGCCGACCTCGACGGCGAGCGGGTCTCGGTGCTCGTCGACGGCGATGCCGAGGGAGTCGTCCAGCACGACGACTGGGACGGCTTCGGCCAGCGCCTCACCGCCAGCGGCACCACCGTGTTCACCGACGTCGCCGTGCCCGCCGACCGGGTCCTCGGTCCGGGCTACGGCTCCGCCGGCCGGTCCTGGGGCACGTCCTACCTGCAGCTCGTGCAGCTCGCCGTGCTGGCCGGCATCGCGCGGCGCGCCACCGACGACGTCGCCGGCTGGGTGCGGGAGCGCACCCGCACCTTCACCCACGCCGCGGCCGACCTGCCCCGCCACGACCCCCTGGTGCAGCAGGTCGTCGGGCGGCTGTCCGCCGCGGCGTGGTCGTCGCGGGCCCTGGTGCTGACCATCGCCGACCAGCTCGACCGGCTGCTCGACGCGGGCGGGGAGGACCCCGATCTGCTCGACCGCGTGGAGCTCGACGTCGCCCACGCCCAGGCCGCCGTCGTCCCGGCCGTGCTCGACGCCACCACCCAGCTGTTCGAGGTCGGTGGCGCGTCGATCACCTCGGAGAAGCTGCGCCTGGACCGGCACTGGCGCAACGCCCGGGTGATCTCCACGCACAACCCGCTGATCTACAAGCTGCAGACGATCGGGGACCACGTCCTCAACGGCACCGACCTCCCCTACGCCTGGAGCGCCGGCAAGCGATGACCCGCGGGGTCGGGGCCTCCGTCGTCCGCGACCACGCCGGGCGGGAACACGACCGGCCGCACGGTGTTGCACCGGTAGGAGACCGCTGAACCCCTCGGGAGGCCGTTCATGGCGCGCAAGCAGATCCACCTGGCCGCACACTTCCCGGGCGTCAACAACACCACCGTGTGGAGCGACCCGGCGTCCGGCAGCCACATCGAGTTCGAGTCGTTCGCGCACTTCGCGCGAACGGCCGAACGGGCGAGGTTCGACTTCCTGTTCCTCGCCGAGGGCCTGCGCCTGCGCGAGCACCGCGGGGAGATCTACGACCTCGACGTGATGGGCCGCCCGGACACGTTCACGGTCCTGTCCGCGCTGGCCGCGGTCACCGACCGGCTCGGCCTGGCCGGGACGATCAACTCGACCTTCACCGAGCCCTACGACGTCGCCCGCCAGTTCGCGTCGCTGGACCACCTGTCCGGCGGCCGGGCCGCCTGGAACGTGGTGACCTCGTGGGACGCGTTCACCGGCGAGAACTTCCGCCGCGGCGGCTTCCTGCCGAAGGAGAAGCGCTACTCCCGGGCCAAGGAGCAGCTGGCCGCGACCGCCGCGATCTGGGACTCGCGCACCGGTCCCGACGACCGCGGGGAGTTCGCCTTCACCTCCGACCAGTTCGACGTGCACGGCCGGTTCTCGCTGCCGCGCAGCCCGCAGGGCCGCCCGGTGATCCTGCAGGCGGGTGACTCCGAGGAGGGTCGCGAGTTCGCCGCCGCGTCGGCCGACGCGATCTTCTCCCGGCACGCCGAGCCGGAGGCCGGACGCGCGTTCCTCGCCGACGTGAAAGGCCGCCTCGCCCGCTACGGCCGGGCGTGGGACGACCTGAAGATCCTGCCCGCCGCGACGTACGTGCTGGGCGACACCGACGCCGAGGCCGCCGAGCGCGCCGAGGTGATCCGCTCCCAGCAGGTCAGCCCGCAGACCGCGATCGTGTTCGCCGAGCAGCTGTGGAACACCGACCTGTCCGGGCGCGACCCGGACGGCCCGCTGCCGGAGTTCGACCCGGTCGAGGGCGAGCTCGTGTCGAAGGGCCGGGCCAGCGTGCGCCAGTACCGGGACCCCAAGGCCGTCGCCGACCAGTGGCGCGCCCTCGCCGCGGAGAAGAACCTGTCCCTGCGCGAGACGGTGATCGAGGTGACCGGCCGGCACACCTTCGTCGGGAGCCCGCGGACGGTCGCCGACGCGATCGACGACGCCGTGCAGTCCGACGCCGCGGACGGCTACGTGCTGGTCCCGCACGTCACCCCGGGCGGGCTCGACGAGTTCGCCGACCGGGTCGTGCCGCTGCTGCAGGAGCGCGGGTCGTTCCGCACCGAGTACACCGGGACGACGCTGCGTGAGCACCTCGGGCTCCCGGCCGTCCGCTCGACGACCGACCCGACCGAGGCGGCGACGGCGGCCCCGTCCACGACCTGACCGCGCTCCCGCCGCACCGGGCGCAGGTCAGGTGCGCTCGTCGTCGCGGCCCTCGGCCTGCTCCCGGGCGGCGTTCTCCCGGTGTGCCCGGACGGCGATCCAGGCCATCGCGGCCGGGATCCCGAGCAGCAGCCCGAACGACAGCAGCCCGGCGACCCAGTCACCCGGCACGATCACCAGCACGATCACGGTGATCGCGACGGCCTGCAGGATCCGGTCCGCGCGGCCGCCCGCGGCGCGCGTGGGCCGGTGCGGTGCGGTCAGCTCGGTGTCCAGCTCCGGGTCGGAGCGGCGCAGCTCCTGTTCCAGGCCGGAGAGCCGGAGCTCCTCGTCGCGGTCCAGGGGGCGCGCCACCGGGCGTGGGTCGGGGTCGCCGGTCCCGCCGCCGGGCGACGGGGGCGGCAGGGGCGGGGGTGTGACGGACATCGTGACCTCCTCGGTGCCACCGACCGGGTTCCCGCTCCCGGGGGCGGTCATCCGGGATGTGCGGTAGACGTCACCGATCCTACCGAAACGGACATAGTCCCGCCGCTGCACGCTGCAGGACCCGGCGGCAGGATCGTCCGCATGGAACGCTGGACCGATCTCGTCGAACGCCACGACCCCGCCGGAGTCCTCAACCGGCTCGACGGACGGCCCGCCCACGAGATCGCCGACGCGCTGGCCCGGATGGAACCGGTCGACGCGGGCTGGGTGTTCCGGCTGCTCGGCAAGGACCGCGCGCTCGACGTGTTCGAGGAGCTCGACCCGGTCGACCAACAGGAGCTGCTGGCGGGGCTGCGCGACGACGCGGTGACCGCCCTGGTCGAGGACATGGACCCCGACGACCGCGCCCGGATGCTCGGCGAGGCGCCGGCCAAGGTCGCGAACCGGGTGCTGGCCGGGCTGTCGGCCGGGGAACGGTCGATGACCGCGGCGCTGCTCGGCTACCCCGACGGCTCGGTCGGGCGGGTGATGACGCCGGAGACCGTCGCCGTGCCGCTGCACAGCAGCGTCACCGAGGCGCTGGCCGTCGTGCGGCGCAAGGGTGCGCAGGCCGAGACCGTGTACACCCTCGCCGTCACCGACGCCGGGCGCCGGGTGATCGGCACCGTCTCGCTGCGCGACCTGGTGCTGGCCCGGCCGGACGTCGCCGTCGCCGACCTCGTCGACGACGGGGCGCCGCGGGTGCGGGCCACCGACGCCGCCGAGGACGCCGCACGCCTGATGGGCGAGGCGAACCTGCTCGACCTGCTGGTCGTCGACTCGGAGGATCGGCTGCTGGGCCTGCTGACGATCGACGACGCCGTCGAGATCCTGGAGCGCGCCGACACCGAGGACGTCGCCCGCCAGTCCGGCGCGGCGCCGTGGTCGGGCCACTACATGTACGTGCGGGTCACGAAGCTGGCGCGCACCCGCGCGGTGTGGCTGGCGGTGCTGCTGCTCGCCGCGGTGCTGACGGTCAACGTGCTGCAGATCTTCGAGGACGCACTCGAGCAGGTCACCGCGCTGGCGCTGTTCATCCCGCTGCTCGTGGGCACCGGCGGCAACGCCGGTGCCCAGTCCGCGTCGGCGGCGGTCCGGGCGATCGCCGTCGGGGAGGTGCGCCTGGCCGACCTGCCCGCCGTGGTGTGGCGGGAGCTCCGGGTCGGGCTGCTGCTGGGCACCCTGCTCGGTGCGCTGGGGCTGGCCGTCGCGTCGCTGCTGGTCGGGGTCCAGGTCGCCGTCGTGGTGGCGGTGACGCTGGTGGCGATCTGCGGCTGGGCGGCGACGGTGGGCGCGACGATGCCGTTGCTGGCCCGCCGGGTCGGGATCGACCCGGCGGTGGTGTCCGCTCCCCTGGTCACGACGCTCGTCGACGCGACCGGGCTGCTGATCTACTTCTCGGTCGCCCGGGTGGTGCTGGGGATCTGATCCGCGTCCACGGTCGCGTCGTCCGCACCGTCGGTGTCGGGTCCGGCGACCTCCGGGGCTGCCGGGGCGGCCGCGGCGCGGCGCCGGGAGACGACCAGGCTCGCGACGGCGGCGACGGCGATCGTCCCGGTGATGACCAGCAGCGACAGCCAGATCGGCACCTCGGGCACCGGCACCGGCTGCCCGTCGTTGATGAACGGCACGTTGTTCTCGTGCAGCGCGTGCAGGGTGAGCTTCACGCCGATGAACGC harbors:
- the mgtE gene encoding magnesium transporter translates to MERWTDLVERHDPAGVLNRLDGRPAHEIADALARMEPVDAGWVFRLLGKDRALDVFEELDPVDQQELLAGLRDDAVTALVEDMDPDDRARMLGEAPAKVANRVLAGLSAGERSMTAALLGYPDGSVGRVMTPETVAVPLHSSVTEALAVVRRKGAQAETVYTLAVTDAGRRVIGTVSLRDLVLARPDVAVADLVDDGAPRVRATDAAEDAARLMGEANLLDLLVVDSEDRLLGLLTIDDAVEILERADTEDVARQSGAAPWSGHYMYVRVTKLARTRAVWLAVLLLAAVLTVNVLQIFEDALEQVTALALFIPLLVGTGGNAGAQSASAAVRAIAVGEVRLADLPAVVWRELRVGLLLGTLLGALGLAVASLLVGVQVAVVVAVTLVAICGWAATVGATMPLLARRVGIDPAVVSAPLVTTLVDATGLLIYFSVARVVLGI
- a CDS encoding DUF3040 domain-containing protein, which encodes MSVTPPPLPPPSPGGGTGDPDPRPVARPLDRDEELRLSGLEQELRRSDPELDTELTAPHRPTRAAGGRADRILQAVAITVIVLVIVPGDWVAGLLSFGLLLGIPAAMAWIAVRAHRENAAREQAEGRDDERT
- a CDS encoding ABC transporter substrate-binding protein, with translation MSPHVLRAGSRARTAAVLLALLTAVGLLAGCSRAEESTTAAGATSPATEVRLGYFPNITHAPALVGVKQGLFAAELGSTTLVPQTFNAGPDQVNALLGGSIDVAFIGSGPAINAFTKSNGEAVRLVAGSTSAGAQLVTRPDITSPEQLKGTIIATPQLGNTQDIALKTWLSENKLPIGQGPDAVTVQNIENPQTLDLFKQGKVAGGWLPEPWSSRLVDAGAKVLVDEKSLWPGGKFPTTVVIVRTEFLQQHPETVEAILRGEQKAIALIRDDPAQAKTVSNEAIGEITGKPLAATILDRAFTELSFDSDPLASTFPQLAKDSVTAGIAKSEADLTGFLDPTAVDAVRTSSGEAAVDPAGLAARN
- a CDS encoding acyl-CoA dehydrogenase family protein, translated to MTTTSPAPAGTDGRAGRTAWTDEQLDAVFAPVFARIAEGAVAREQGRALAHDEVAALRAERFGALRLPVDLGGYGATVRQQFRLLVDLAAAESNLPQALRVHWWYVDDLLLAAPGPDRDARLAAVAGGELVGNAITEPGVGAIDRYRTALTPDGAGGYRLNGTKYYSTGSLYSDRILVAADLDGERVSVLVDGDAEGVVQHDDWDGFGQRLTASGTTVFTDVAVPADRVLGPGYGSAGRSWGTSYLQLVQLAVLAGIARRATDDVAGWVRERTRTFTHAAADLPRHDPLVQQVVGRLSAAAWSSRALVLTIADQLDRLLDAGGEDPDLLDRVELDVAHAQAAVVPAVLDATTQLFEVGGASITSEKLRLDRHWRNARVISTHNPLIYKLQTIGDHVLNGTDLPYAWSAGKR
- a CDS encoding ABC transporter ATP-binding protein, encoding MTVDLTTRRPRTRDTAVALSGVAKTFGTGPGAVTALNGIDLQVGAGEFVCVLGASGCGKSTLLNLLAGLDAPTAGEVTVGSARPSFMFQEAALMPWLTALRNVELPLKLAGHGRSARQERAEELLSLVRLEGMGGKRPHELSGGMRQRVSLARALAAATGLGEDQGTGGLLLMDEPFAALDAITRDVLQGELLRVWRATGTTIVFVTHDVREAVRLAERVVLLSSRPGTVVREWTVPADGHDAEAQAELHDDITGRLRQVITSHAA
- a CDS encoding putative leader peptide codes for the protein MLLTTRGHVDLARVASALCRP
- a CDS encoding ABC transporter permease; protein product: MPREDSSMTVVENDRDSAAAVAGLDALDTPVERTTPWWQRFLRTWLPPLVALVVIVVVWQLVWASAVTPEYKLPAPADVAAAFGETVASGEIWSILWTSVSRAALGFLLALVIATPLGVVVAKVPVVRAAIGPLLTGLQSLPSVAWVPAAVLWFGLTNATIFFVVLLGSVPSIANGLVAGIDQVPPILPRAGQVLGATGYQMARYVLLPAALPGYLAGCKQGWAFSWRSLMAAEIIAAGPALGVGLGAYLKNGADVNDIVQVFAAILLILIVGIGVELLVFRPLERRVLRARGLALTV
- a CDS encoding NtaA/DmoA family FMN-dependent monooxygenase (This protein belongs to a clade of FMN-dependent monooxygenases, within a broader family of flavin-dependent oxidoreductases, the luciferase-like monooxygenase (LMM) family, some of whose members use coenzyme F420 rather than FMN.), translating into MARKQIHLAAHFPGVNNTTVWSDPASGSHIEFESFAHFARTAERARFDFLFLAEGLRLREHRGEIYDLDVMGRPDTFTVLSALAAVTDRLGLAGTINSTFTEPYDVARQFASLDHLSGGRAAWNVVTSWDAFTGENFRRGGFLPKEKRYSRAKEQLAATAAIWDSRTGPDDRGEFAFTSDQFDVHGRFSLPRSPQGRPVILQAGDSEEGREFAAASADAIFSRHAEPEAGRAFLADVKGRLARYGRAWDDLKILPAATYVLGDTDAEAAERAEVIRSQQVSPQTAIVFAEQLWNTDLSGRDPDGPLPEFDPVEGELVSKGRASVRQYRDPKAVADQWRALAAEKNLSLRETVIEVTGRHTFVGSPRTVADAIDDAVQSDAADGYVLVPHVTPGGLDEFADRVVPLLQERGSFRTEYTGTTLREHLGLPAVRSTTDPTEAATAAPSTT
- a CDS encoding putative leader peptide, with product MRSVAEQVRAAHHPRYRRHVDLMRVAGATCRA